From Sphingomonas hengshuiensis, one genomic window encodes:
- a CDS encoding TonB-dependent receptor, translating into MSSIALAISFLSAGSAYAQEAEETVAPRDDVIVVTARKREEDILKTPVTLSVLTTEQIEKRSIVSLADVAAATPGFNINNNSSGRADRTIQALIIRGFTPSTVVATTVSTFIDGVPVSSPSALNSVGAAERIEVLRGPQSAYFGRNTFAGAVNVVNKMPTGEWAGSVTGMVGTRDNYRSRIELEGPIVGEQLTFRATYDRFGKDGSWINAADGGTLGDQESTSGSLLIAAKPAPGITAKVYASYSADRDGVSASTRISAVDIKDSAGNVIYKGQSNCTLNGNPFICGVLPSMANPVSSNRSNDALIRKFLSSPNGRVLDPEDGIQGYGMKRDYFHVHGALDVDLTPQLTASLLAGYNNERWSQFSDLDGYDSTGVTNLYAATGSRSYFDFPYLGERITKDYSVEGRLSYDSGALRGVVGVSLLDGRNRSSIGGGNGALGTTVFANGGGTDRAKTTGAFFGLTYDFTSALSVSLEGRYQIDHTYAYNSKGGTPIAAGLGSLIVDSVYKNFLPRAIINYQVDPNTMLYASFAKGVNPGTFSTGLISADATTQAVAYAAGITLKVSPEKVDNYELGMKGRTLGGALTYSLAGYYAKWRNQINSIVAIVPVTNAFFYGSANSGAVDLYGVEAQTSLRASDLVTFELAGAVNLSDIKAFTNRSLTTLTGISDFSGNEQPNSSKYSASGAIQLGGDVKGIEDTSWFSRLDWNFKSGVWSDQANIVRTPDRHVFNARVGVTKGNVSLEAFVTNLLNDKKYVSVYDNFMFTPTFAYTANYSALLVGLPELRTGGVQVKVKF; encoded by the coding sequence TTGTCTTCGATTGCTCTGGCAATATCGTTTCTGTCCGCCGGCAGTGCCTATGCGCAGGAAGCCGAGGAGACCGTCGCGCCGCGCGATGACGTGATCGTCGTCACCGCCCGCAAGCGCGAGGAGGACATCCTCAAGACTCCGGTCACGCTGTCGGTGCTGACCACCGAGCAGATCGAGAAGCGCTCGATCGTGTCGCTGGCCGACGTCGCGGCAGCCACGCCGGGCTTCAACATCAACAACAATTCGTCGGGCCGCGCGGATCGCACGATCCAGGCACTGATCATCCGCGGCTTCACGCCGTCGACGGTGGTGGCGACGACGGTCTCGACCTTTATCGACGGCGTCCCGGTCTCGTCGCCCAGCGCGCTCAACAGCGTCGGCGCGGCGGAGCGGATCGAAGTGCTGCGCGGGCCGCAAAGCGCCTATTTTGGTCGCAACACCTTTGCCGGCGCAGTCAACGTCGTGAACAAGATGCCCACCGGCGAATGGGCGGGCTCGGTCACCGGGATGGTCGGCACGCGCGACAATTATCGCTCGCGCATCGAACTGGAGGGGCCGATCGTCGGCGAACAGCTCACGTTTCGCGCGACCTATGACCGGTTCGGCAAGGACGGGTCGTGGATCAACGCGGCAGATGGCGGCACGCTGGGCGACCAGGAAAGCACCTCGGGCTCGCTGCTGATTGCCGCGAAGCCTGCCCCGGGGATCACCGCCAAGGTCTACGCCTCCTATTCGGCGGACCGCGACGGGGTTTCTGCCAGCACGCGCATCTCCGCCGTGGACATCAAGGATTCGGCGGGCAACGTCATCTACAAGGGCCAGTCGAACTGCACGCTGAACGGAAATCCCTTCATCTGCGGCGTCCTGCCGTCGATGGCCAATCCGGTGTCGAGCAACCGTTCGAACGACGCGCTGATTCGCAAGTTCCTGTCCAGCCCCAACGGCCGTGTCCTCGATCCTGAGGATGGCATCCAAGGCTATGGGATGAAGCGCGACTATTTCCATGTCCATGGTGCCCTGGACGTCGATCTGACCCCGCAACTCACTGCGAGCCTGCTCGCCGGCTACAATAATGAGCGCTGGAGCCAGTTCTCGGACCTGGACGGCTATGACTCCACCGGCGTGACCAATCTGTATGCGGCAACGGGATCGCGCAGCTACTTCGATTTTCCGTATCTCGGCGAGCGCATCACCAAGGATTACTCGGTCGAAGGCAGGCTATCCTATGACAGTGGTGCGCTGCGCGGGGTCGTCGGCGTCAGCCTGCTTGACGGGCGCAACCGCAGTTCGATCGGCGGCGGAAACGGGGCGCTGGGTACGACGGTGTTCGCCAATGGCGGGGGCACCGATCGCGCCAAGACGACCGGCGCGTTCTTCGGATTGACCTACGACTTCACATCGGCGCTGTCGGTCAGCCTCGAGGGGCGTTACCAGATCGACCATACCTACGCGTATAATTCAAAGGGCGGTACGCCGATCGCGGCAGGTCTGGGCAGCCTGATCGTCGATTCGGTGTACAAGAACTTCCTGCCCCGCGCGATCATCAACTATCAGGTCGACCCGAACACGATGCTCTACGCGTCGTTCGCAAAGGGCGTGAACCCAGGTACGTTCAGCACGGGCCTGATCAGCGCCGATGCCACCACGCAGGCGGTAGCCTATGCGGCGGGCATCACGCTCAAGGTCTCGCCCGAAAAAGTCGACAACTACGAACTCGGCATGAAGGGCCGCACGCTGGGCGGCGCACTGACCTATAGCCTGGCGGGCTATTATGCGAAGTGGCGCAACCAGATCAATTCGATCGTCGCCATCGTACCCGTGACCAATGCCTTCTTCTACGGTAGCGCGAATTCGGGTGCGGTCGATCTATATGGTGTGGAAGCGCAGACGTCGCTGCGGGCCAGCGATCTGGTCACGTTCGAACTGGCGGGCGCGGTCAATCTGAGCGATATCAAGGCGTTCACCAACCGTTCGCTCACCACGTTGACCGGGATCTCCGACTTTTCGGGCAATGAGCAGCCAAACAGTTCGAAATACTCCGCCTCGGGCGCGATCCAGTTGGGTGGCGACGTGAAAGGCATCGAAGATACCTCCTGGTTTAGCCGACTGGACTGGAACTTTAAATCGGGCGTGTGGTCCGATCAGGCGAACATCGTGCGGACGCCGGATCGGCATGTTTTCAACGCCCGTGTCGGCGTGACCAAGGGTAATGTCTCGCTGGAGGCGTTCGTTACCAACCTGCTGAACGACAAGAAATATGTCAGCGTCTATGACAATTTCATGTTCACGCCGACCTTTGCCTATACCGCAAACTACTCGGCGCTGCTGGTCGGATTGCCCGAACTGCGCACGGGCGGCGTGCAGGTGAAGGTCAAGTTCTGA
- a CDS encoding alpha/beta hydrolase-fold protein, whose product MGHITRAVALSALLAAFAQPVAARAGQDDTLRACTDKPDFMNPLFFPSVEQLADSRLTFRLCAPDAQAPRVVSSDIEQIPSGYDGKPAGLEMTRDAKGYWVATTPAPVLAGTYAYGFRIGQSSVLDPQATQFSVNYRGANAVFEVKGPAGAFQSFDPAIRHGAVAVIDYPSTTLGEVRRAHVYTPPGYEAGGNQRYPVLYLVHGAGDSDDSWTSRGHAQYILDNLIAAGKAVPMIVVMPAGHTVFKPGSDLFMNRAFGDDLVKDLVPLIDRSYRTVATPGSRAMAGLSMGGAHTLAWGLPNPETFGPIGVFSMGFYLPGQEEKYVAANDAALRRRGQAHWPVLFAMGKTDFLHSAVAPTRGLMDRYGIAYRYLETEGGHTWTNWRDYLREYAQVIFK is encoded by the coding sequence TTGGGGCACATCACACGGGCGGTCGCGCTTTCGGCGCTGCTGGCAGCATTCGCGCAACCGGTCGCGGCACGGGCGGGGCAGGACGACACGCTGCGCGCGTGTACCGACAAGCCGGATTTCATGAATCCGCTGTTCTTTCCCTCGGTCGAACAGCTTGCGGATTCGCGGCTGACCTTCCGCCTCTGCGCGCCCGATGCACAGGCGCCGCGCGTCGTCAGTTCGGACATCGAGCAGATTCCCTCGGGCTATGACGGCAAGCCCGCCGGGCTGGAAATGACGCGCGACGCCAAGGGCTATTGGGTCGCGACGACGCCCGCGCCGGTGCTTGCGGGCACCTATGCCTATGGCTTCCGCATCGGCCAGTCGTCGGTGCTCGATCCGCAGGCGACTCAGTTTTCGGTGAACTATCGCGGCGCCAATGCGGTGTTCGAAGTCAAGGGGCCGGCGGGCGCGTTCCAGAGTTTCGACCCGGCGATCCGCCACGGCGCGGTCGCGGTGATCGACTATCCGTCGACGACGCTGGGCGAAGTCCGCCGCGCGCATGTCTACACCCCGCCTGGCTATGAGGCCGGCGGAAACCAGCGCTATCCCGTGTTGTACCTCGTGCACGGCGCGGGTGACAGCGATGACAGCTGGACCTCGCGCGGGCATGCCCAGTACATCCTCGATAACCTGATCGCCGCGGGCAAGGCGGTGCCGATGATCGTCGTGATGCCGGCGGGGCATACCGTGTTCAAGCCGGGCAGCGACCTGTTCATGAACCGCGCCTTTGGCGACGATCTGGTCAAGGATCTCGTGCCGCTGATCGACCGCAGCTATCGGACGGTCGCGACGCCCGGCAGCCGCGCGATGGCGGGGCTGTCAATGGGCGGCGCGCATACGCTCGCCTGGGGGCTGCCCAACCCGGAGACGTTCGGCCCGATCGGCGTGTTCAGCATGGGCTTCTACCTGCCCGGCCAGGAAGAGAAATATGTCGCGGCGAACGACGCGGCGCTCCGCCGTCGCGGCCAAGCCCATTGGCCGGTGCTGTTCGCGATGGGCAAGACCGATTTCCTGCACAGCGCCGTCGCGCCGACGCGCGGGCTGATGGATCGCTACGGCATCGCATATCGCTATCTGGAAACCGAAGGCGGTCACACCTGGACCAACTGGCGCGATTATCTCCGCGAATATGCGCAGGTCATCTTCAAGTAG
- the maiA gene encoding maleylacetoacetate isomerase yields the protein MADTPILHGYYRSSASYRVRAVLNLKGLGYADAFHHLRKGEQRAPGYLALNPQGLLPALETEGDVLTQSLAICEYLDEVYPTPPLLPADPVARAKVRAFALAIACDIHPVQNLKVLARLRALGLDEAQVSLWAATTIEDGLDACDALIAGGRGPYCFGDTVTLADVFLVPQLYNARRFGVALRWPRLVAAEAACLAMPAFRAAAPDAQPDAE from the coding sequence ATGGCAGACACCCCCATCCTCCACGGATATTACCGCTCGAGCGCCTCGTACCGCGTGCGTGCGGTGCTCAACCTGAAGGGACTCGGCTATGCCGACGCCTTTCACCACCTGCGCAAGGGTGAGCAGCGCGCGCCGGGCTATCTCGCGCTCAATCCGCAGGGGCTGCTCCCCGCGCTGGAGACCGAGGGCGACGTGCTGACGCAGAGCCTCGCGATCTGCGAATATCTGGACGAGGTCTATCCGACTCCGCCCCTGCTCCCCGCCGATCCGGTGGCGCGCGCGAAGGTCCGCGCCTTTGCCCTCGCGATCGCGTGCGACATCCATCCGGTCCAGAATCTGAAAGTGCTGGCGCGGCTCCGGGCTTTGGGGCTCGACGAAGCGCAGGTAAGCTTATGGGCCGCGACGACGATCGAGGACGGGCTGGACGCGTGCGACGCGCTTATCGCCGGGGGGCGCGGGCCGTATTGCTTCGGCGACACGGTGACGCTGGCGGACGTCTTCCTGGTGCCCCAGCTCTATAATGCGCGCCGTTTCGGCGTCGCGCTGCGCTGGCCCAGGCTGGTCGCCGCCGAGGCCGCGTGCCTGGCGATGCCGGCGTTTCGCGCCGCTGCCCCCGATGCCCAGCCCGACGCGGAGTAG
- the hmgA gene encoding homogentisate 1,2-dioxygenase: protein MLGFGNHFSTEAVAGALPVGRNSPQHAPFGLYAEQLSGTAFTAPRAENRRSWLYRLRPAANHPAFTPLHTPSLLRTGPFDEAPATPNRLRWDPMPIPSAPTDFLDGLVSLCGNGDPATGVGLGIHLYAANRSMHRRAFFNADGELLIVPQQGGLRVVTEMGRITAAPEQIVVIPRGVRFLVELTGADARGYVCENYGAPFRLPDLGPIGANGLANPRDFETPVAWFEDDDAPFELVQKFGGALWATELPHGPFDVVAWHGNLAPYRYDLRRFNTINTVSFDHPDPSIFTVLTAPTDTPGTANCDFVIFPPRWMVAEGTFRPPWFHRNVMSEFMGLIHGAYDAKAGGFAPGGASLHNCMAGHGPDKASYDAAVRAELAPHKIQNTMAFMFESRFAFRPTRFAQETPLCQLDYDDCWTGFAKARLPGAA, encoded by the coding sequence ATGCTCGGGTTCGGCAATCATTTCTCGACCGAGGCCGTGGCGGGGGCGCTGCCGGTCGGGCGCAATTCGCCGCAGCATGCGCCGTTCGGGCTCTATGCCGAGCAATTGTCCGGGACTGCGTTCACGGCGCCGCGCGCGGAGAATCGCCGCAGCTGGCTGTATCGCCTGCGCCCTGCCGCCAACCATCCCGCCTTCACGCCGCTCCACACGCCCAGCCTGTTGCGTACCGGCCCGTTCGATGAGGCGCCGGCGACGCCCAACCGGTTGCGCTGGGACCCGATGCCGATCCCGAGCGCGCCTACCGACTTTCTCGATGGCCTGGTCAGCCTGTGCGGCAATGGCGATCCGGCCACCGGGGTCGGGCTCGGAATCCATCTCTATGCCGCGAACCGCTCGATGCACCGGCGCGCCTTCTTCAACGCCGATGGCGAGCTGCTGATCGTGCCCCAGCAGGGCGGGCTGCGGGTCGTCACCGAAATGGGCCGGATCACCGCCGCGCCCGAACAGATCGTCGTCATCCCACGCGGCGTGCGCTTCCTCGTCGAACTGACGGGCGCGGACGCCCGCGGCTATGTCTGCGAGAATTACGGCGCGCCGTTCCGGCTCCCCGATCTCGGCCCGATCGGCGCCAATGGGTTGGCCAATCCGCGCGATTTCGAAACGCCGGTGGCGTGGTTCGAGGATGACGATGCGCCGTTCGAACTGGTCCAGAAATTCGGGGGCGCGCTGTGGGCCACCGAACTGCCGCACGGGCCGTTCGATGTCGTCGCGTGGCACGGCAATCTGGCGCCCTATCGCTATGATTTGCGCCGGTTCAACACGATCAACACCGTCAGTTTCGACCACCCCGATCCCTCGATCTTCACCGTGCTGACCGCGCCGACCGATACGCCGGGGACGGCCAATTGCGACTTCGTGATCTTCCCGCCGCGCTGGATGGTGGCGGAGGGCACGTTCCGCCCGCCCTGGTTCCACCGCAACGTGATGAGCGAGTTCATGGGGCTGATCCACGGCGCCTATGATGCAAAGGCCGGGGGGTTCGCGCCCGGAGGCGCCTCGCTCCACAATTGCATGGCGGGGCATGGGCCCGACAAGGCGAGCTATGACGCCGCGGTGCGCGCCGAACTGGCGCCGCACAAGATCCAGAACACGATGGCGTTCATGTTCGAAAGCCGCTTCGCGTTCCGCCCGACCCGCTTCGCCCAGGAAACGCCGCTGTGCCAGCTCGACTATGATGATTGCTGGACGGGCTTTGCCAAGGCGCGCTTGCCTGGCGCTGCGTAG
- a CDS encoding sugar-transfer associated ATP-grasp domain-containing protein — translation MRKGLWRGLPWDGMGWAARSGPGLPALRLSAAREWRAGFPLLLRPLIVLADRLGWSLAAFVRTVRFARAVRMRPRAALRLYGDCLASGGSPIEVHVWRALHGERHPLPARSAARLLSRLGDPAGHKLLADKLALAERLSAHGIALPPLHAHIPRGSAATLDLLDDAGTGAGVFVKPRHGRGGEGGFAVTRSGTAWHVEGRPVPAARVLARLDRVLARDDALVQPQLVAADALADLAVEGRAPVLRLATAWLPGGAPFLHSALLMLVQPGQSLRDFLHGMVFAPVDPATGAVSHGVCFARPRDRVERLGADGARLAGRRIPDFDAAVALALRAMAEVPPLALVHWDIIVTPSGPILLEGNSAGNWILATLPGLGGLDGGPLAPILEQWHAAARLRLARPRSI, via the coding sequence ATGCGCAAAGGATTGTGGCGGGGACTGCCCTGGGACGGGATGGGGTGGGCCGCGCGATCCGGCCCCGGCCTGCCCGCATTGCGGCTGTCGGCCGCGCGGGAATGGCGCGCCGGGTTCCCATTGCTGCTGCGTCCGTTGATCGTCCTGGCCGATCGGCTGGGATGGTCGCTCGCCGCGTTCGTCCGGACTGTGCGGTTTGCGCGTGCGGTACGGATGCGCCCGCGCGCGGCGCTGCGGCTCTATGGCGATTGTCTGGCCAGCGGGGGCAGCCCGATCGAGGTGCATGTCTGGCGCGCATTGCACGGCGAACGCCACCCGCTGCCGGCGCGTTCCGCCGCGCGGCTGCTCTCCCGCCTAGGTGACCCGGCGGGCCATAAGCTGCTGGCGGACAAGCTTGCGCTGGCCGAGCGGCTCTCGGCGCACGGCATCGCCCTGCCGCCGCTGCATGCGCATATTCCCCGCGGGAGCGCCGCCACGCTCGATCTGCTGGACGATGCGGGCACGGGCGCGGGGGTGTTCGTGAAGCCCCGGCACGGGCGCGGCGGGGAGGGGGGCTTCGCCGTCACGCGCTCGGGCACGGCGTGGCACGTCGAGGGCAGGCCCGTCCCCGCGGCGCGGGTGCTCGCGCGTCTCGACCGGGTGCTCGCCCGCGACGATGCGTTGGTACAGCCGCAGCTGGTCGCCGCCGATGCCCTGGCCGACCTGGCGGTTGAGGGGCGCGCGCCGGTGCTGCGGCTCGCGACCGCGTGGCTGCCGGGCGGGGCGCCCTTCCTGCATTCGGCGCTGCTGATGCTGGTGCAGCCGGGGCAAAGCCTACGCGATTTCCTGCACGGCATGGTGTTCGCGCCGGTGGACCCCGCCACCGGGGCCGTGTCGCACGGCGTCTGCTTCGCCCGCCCACGCGATCGAGTCGAGCGGCTGGGCGCGGACGGGGCGCGGCTGGCGGGGCGGCGCATTCCGGATTTCGACGCGGCTGTCGCGCTCGCGCTGCGGGCGATGGCCGAGGTGCCGCCGCTCGCGCTGGTCCATTGGGACATCATCGTCACGCCGTCGGGCCCGATCCTGCTCGAGGGCAACAGCGCGGGCAACTGGATCCTCGCCACGCTGCCGGGTCTTGGCGGGCTGGACGGGGGCCCGTTGGCGCCGATCCTGGAGCAATGGCACGCAGCGGCGCGATTGAGGCTGGCGCGACCGCGTTCGATATAG
- a CDS encoding DUF6916 family protein yields MPSLPALDDFQTAVGQAFTLDYPDHRDTLTLVSAVASRHAPPVGLPQAFALTFESDNAAIMLGQAIYALDNQALGPLELFLACIGPRPEGGFRYEAVIC; encoded by the coding sequence ATGCCTTCCCTGCCCGCACTCGACGATTTCCAGACGGCGGTCGGCCAGGCCTTCACGCTCGACTATCCCGATCATCGCGACACGCTGACGCTGGTGTCGGCAGTCGCATCGCGCCACGCGCCGCCGGTCGGCCTGCCGCAGGCCTTTGCGCTGACGTTCGAATCCGACAATGCGGCGATCATGCTCGGGCAGGCGATCTACGCGCTCGATAATCAGGCGCTGGGTCCGCTGGAGTTGTTCCTGGCCTGTATCGGCCCGCGCCCGGAGGGAGGGTTCCGGTATGAGGCTGTCATCTGCTGA
- a CDS encoding GNAT family N-acetyltransferase, with product MPASWDRRGVTLRPAGPGDAAFLRDVYVAGRWNEVAVTGWPEETVLAFLHDQYRLQTAHYATHYAEADRLVVEQDGVPAGKLILFDMQSETRVVDIGLLPAFRGRGIGALLLGWVQDAARTRGAKVSLHVEPHNPAKRLYRRLGFDVVASRGVYELLEWTAPPGDC from the coding sequence GTGCCGGCCTCGTGGGATCGCCGCGGTGTGACGCTGCGGCCTGCGGGGCCCGGAGACGCGGCGTTCCTGCGCGACGTCTATGTCGCGGGGCGATGGAACGAAGTCGCCGTCACCGGCTGGCCGGAGGAGACGGTGCTCGCGTTCCTGCACGATCAATACCGGCTCCAGACCGCGCATTATGCAACCCATTATGCCGAGGCGGATCGGCTCGTCGTCGAGCAGGACGGCGTTCCGGCGGGCAAGCTGATCCTGTTCGACATGCAAAGCGAAACCCGAGTCGTCGACATCGGGCTGCTCCCGGCATTTCGCGGCCGCGGGATCGGCGCGCTGCTGCTCGGCTGGGTGCAGGATGCCGCACGCACGCGCGGCGCCAAGGTCAGCCTGCACGTCGAGCCGCACAACCCGGCCAAGCGGCTCTACCGTCGCCTGGGCTTCGACGTCGTCGCGTCGCGCGGCGTGTACGAACTGCTCGAATGGACCGCACCGCCCGGCGACTGTTGA
- a CDS encoding phage tail protein translates to MDAFIGEIRLFPYTFCPLGWAPCQGQLFAIQDYQALAAVIGNKFGGDGKSNFKLPLLSGRTAVGWGDNQTDIFDPAYATHGGSATVALSTATIPPHSHTLNAVLIPQAQRAATPAGNLLTGISYRPPTGTAPTSNPYSPAVGGETTLNINTLSPVAGASTPHENRQPALALQWCICTTEGYFPVRS, encoded by the coding sequence ATGGACGCTTTCATCGGCGAGATTCGCCTGTTTCCCTACACCTTCTGTCCCCTGGGGTGGGCGCCGTGCCAGGGGCAGCTATTCGCAATCCAGGATTATCAGGCGCTTGCAGCCGTGATCGGCAATAAATTCGGGGGAGATGGAAAGTCCAACTTCAAACTCCCGCTTCTATCGGGCCGGACTGCCGTGGGCTGGGGGGACAACCAGACCGATATTTTCGATCCAGCCTATGCAACGCATGGCGGAAGCGCGACCGTCGCTTTGTCCACAGCGACGATACCCCCGCACTCGCACACGCTGAACGCAGTGCTGATTCCGCAGGCGCAACGCGCCGCAACGCCAGCGGGGAACCTGCTGACCGGGATATCATACCGGCCGCCGACCGGCACGGCGCCGACCTCGAATCCCTATAGCCCCGCCGTTGGCGGCGAGACCACGCTCAACATCAACACGCTGTCTCCGGTCGCCGGGGCGTCGACTCCGCACGAGAACCGCCAGCCTGCGCTGGCCCTGCAATGGTGCATCTGCACGACCGAAGGCTATTTCCCCGTCCGGTCCTAG
- a CDS encoding phage tail protein: MVDSMVGEIRLFGGGYAPEGWLLCAGQSLAVNQYQALFSLIGTTYGGDGVTTFKLPDLRGRLPIGQGQGAGLTPRALGQAGGASMVQIVDATMPVHMHSFSVSGTEGSTNVVSPGAALATPAAPASGAIYAYATPGTGVTQAFPANIVSPVHGNSQAHANVMPYLALTYIIAAEGMYPMRPN; this comes from the coding sequence GTGGTTGACTCAATGGTCGGGGAAATCCGCTTGTTCGGCGGTGGCTATGCGCCCGAGGGATGGCTATTGTGCGCAGGCCAGTCGCTAGCCGTGAACCAATATCAGGCTTTATTCTCGCTGATCGGGACGACCTATGGGGGGGACGGGGTCACCACCTTCAAGCTGCCCGATCTGAGGGGGCGGCTCCCGATCGGCCAGGGACAAGGCGCCGGCCTGACTCCGCGCGCTCTGGGCCAGGCAGGCGGCGCCAGCATGGTCCAGATCGTGGACGCCACGATGCCGGTGCATATGCACAGCTTTTCGGTGAGCGGAACTGAAGGTTCGACCAATGTCGTCAGCCCCGGGGCCGCCCTTGCGACACCCGCAGCACCTGCCAGCGGAGCGATCTATGCCTATGCGACGCCGGGTACGGGGGTCACGCAAGCGTTCCCCGCGAATATCGTGTCCCCTGTTCACGGGAATTCGCAGGCCCATGCGAACGTGATGCCGTACCTCGCGCTAACCTACATCATTGCGGCCGAGGGCATGTACCCGATGCGGCCGAACTAA
- a CDS encoding phage tail protein has translation MRIAKFDKALKLFSATIDDAAVRTIGSDLVALGTCHISRKLYPAQLTKRFSAATVTTQKIAAAQNSRGTSEGIAVSDPFIGEIKMWAFNWAPNGWVLCDGSTLPVAQNAALYSLLGNTFGGSQGVNFKMPDLRGRAPIGTGVSPEDPNTNYAQGAMVGAETVTLQAANVPGHTHSVKAYVTNGTQAFVAGTGYFATVVPSLSTTTQAFNVYLPNGNAAIPSPQLLSAGTPPAVTPYGGGQPHQNMQPFLVTNFCICTVGNYPMRP, from the coding sequence ATGCGTATAGCAAAGTTCGATAAAGCGCTGAAATTATTTTCCGCCACCATAGATGATGCAGCCGTCCGAACAATTGGGTCGGATTTAGTGGCATTGGGTACTTGCCACATTTCGCGCAAGCTATATCCTGCGCAATTGACGAAGCGGTTCAGCGCCGCGACCGTGACGACGCAGAAAATCGCCGCTGCGCAAAATAGCCGCGGCACATCGGAGGGGATAGCGGTGTCCGACCCATTTATCGGCGAAATCAAGATGTGGGCCTTTAACTGGGCGCCTAACGGATGGGTGTTGTGCGATGGCAGTACATTGCCGGTGGCGCAGAATGCCGCACTTTATTCGCTGCTGGGAAACACGTTTGGCGGAAGCCAAGGCGTCAACTTCAAGATGCCGGATTTGCGCGGGCGCGCCCCCATCGGCACCGGCGTAAGCCCCGAGGACCCCAACACGAATTACGCGCAAGGGGCGATGGTCGGTGCCGAAACCGTCACGCTGCAGGCAGCGAACGTGCCGGGGCATACGCATAGCGTGAAGGCCTATGTGACCAACGGGACGCAGGCCTTTGTGGCAGGGACCGGCTATTTCGCCACTGTCGTCCCGTCGCTGTCGACGACGACCCAGGCGTTCAACGTCTATCTTCCCAACGGCAACGCAGCGATCCCGTCTCCGCAGCTGCTGTCAGCAGGGACGCCCCCTGCGGTCACGCCCTATGGCGGCGGGCAGCCGCACCAGAACATGCAGCCGTTCCTCGTGACGAACTTCTGCATCTGCACGGTCGGAAACTACCCGATGCGCCCCTGA
- a CDS encoding HPr-rel-A system PqqD family peptide chaperone, which produces MEQLFRRSGDIFAAPLDESVLLLNAETGRYHGLNGVAARIWEMLEQPVGEAELVSGLVAEFDVTPEECRREVSAFLTHLRDRGLLSAE; this is translated from the coding sequence ATGGAGCAGTTGTTTCGCCGATCGGGCGACATCTTCGCGGCGCCGCTGGACGAAAGCGTGCTGCTGCTCAACGCCGAAACCGGGCGCTATCACGGGCTGAACGGCGTGGCCGCGCGGATTTGGGAGATGCTCGAGCAGCCGGTGGGTGAGGCCGAGCTGGTCTCCGGGCTGGTCGCGGAGTTCGACGTGACGCCGGAAGAATGCCGCCGCGAGGTCTCGGCGTTCCTGACCCACCTGCGCGACCGCGGCCTCTTAAGCGCCGAATGA